The following coding sequences are from one Archocentrus centrarchus isolate MPI-CPG fArcCen1 chromosome 4, fArcCen1, whole genome shotgun sequence window:
- the cbarpb gene encoding voltage-dependent calcium channel beta subunit-associated regulatory protein isoform X2, producing MSNESTVWNILPENSTEIPLEVEEQQDGYLLLLVILSIFLVGTLISISVFLIACCRGGKCCTRASDDPEKTNNTYVEESQPTHEITIRVDESDCLSMASSHDQETERFLSTGPTGRRVSFNEAALFDHGKKPQEKGRRYTLTEGDFHHLKNARLTNLHIPPPALKIVTIHECDSAENTITMTTRPVAKSALSIFQPMLCPLPQTALTSLSVTPSCPLPGDALNSVVDSTKEPSSTPTEMMGVGPRGRGSSVSVGESAAAGSGASPASGGAGQRPVLQFLTKLRRHASLEGASPYFKIKKWKLDSSQRASSLDTRGSPKRRQFQRQRAASESMDQDDNDAHHIDLIQYIARTHDVAYCPSQPTTRLLSPPSTPPPSLGRVEVEVMVEPSCSHGGPGVIGLSPDPQEEALFLARRESANPSDPLDPQDPQSLYRDIWTLRATLEQYAASDQSSNNDRNSVCSDADSVCSLGGRTDTERGLPSYPSQDLEDEGEGGEEDKDFFVYVDEKMEVKESKKKKQRSTDSERGSNDGETGTRKLLQMDSGYASIEAPSRGPEDLRLFGSGSITSSPKDRTAHEKRHHFTNAGRTGTIGESFESHLFEEEPEEELLLGASGGVSIETGAGSLSWFPYGHVLTPREAVQFPPQPLSLHHRDYSIDEKTDALFHEFLRHDPQFDQQESPLRKHRSRIHLRKQWQRHKQWSDPGVRHFQSSFERQRTPLRRGDSVNYPLDTSYHSTLPRIVSAPDEETSDGTSSTPETPKVVPTTSEDGGKDNVQGVPIRDTEEHTTSSPSLLHPSISEKDGGLSELPDPQDDSKQSSHPPEPPDERSLQLLDSSGYGPQTITAELTDKLTANLDERLYTGLRRTKDTATECVTVTTTHASPDHSPV from the exons GGCCAGCGATGACCCTGAGAAGACCAACAACACCTATGTGGAGGAGTCACAGCCCACTcatg AAATCACCATCAGGGTGGATGAGTCAGACTGCCTGTCCATGGCCAGCTCTCATGACCAAGAAACAGAGCGTTTCCTCTCCACAGGCCCCACAGGCCGTCGCGTCTCCTTCAATGAGGCTGCGCTCTTCGACCACGGCAAGAAACCCCAGGAGAAAGGCCGCAG GTACACTCTGACCGAGGGCGACTTTCACCACCTGAAGAATGCCCGGCTTACAAACCTCCACATACCTCCTCCGGCCCTCAAGATAGTCACCATCCATGAGTGCGACTCTGCGGAGAACACCATCACGATGACAACACGCCCGGTTGCTAAGTCAGCCCTTTCCATCTTCCAG CCAATGCTGTGTCCCTTGCCACAAACAGCATTGACCAGCCTGAGTGTCACTCCAAGCTGTCCTCTCCCTGGAGATGCTCTAAACTCTGTGGTGGACAGCACCAAAGAGCCAAGCTCCACTCCT ACTGAAATGATGGGAGTGGGGCCTCGGGGCAGAGGCAGCAGTGTCAGTGTGGGAGAATCGGCGGCGGCAGGGAGCGGTGCCTCTCCTGCTAGTGGCGGTGCAGGCCAGAGGCCGGTGCTGCAGTTCCTTACTAAACTGCGGCGCCATGCTAGTCTAGAGGGGGCCAGTCCCTACTTCAAAATCAAGAAATGGAAGCTGGACAGCAGCCAGAGAGCCTCAAGTCTAGACACCAGAG GCTCTCCAAAGAGGAGACAGTTCCAGCGCCAGCGGGCCGCCAGTGAGAGCATGGACCAGGATGACAATGATGCACATCACATAGACCTCATCCAATACATTGCCCGCACCCATGATGTCGCCTATTGTCCTAGCCAGCCCACCACACGCCTCCTTTCGCCTCCTTCGACACCACCCCCCTCCCTCGGCAG GGTAGAGGTAGAGGTGATGGTGGAGCCCAGCTGCAGCCATGGAGGACCAGGGGTGATTGGCCTGTCCCCTGATCCCCAAGAGGAAGCACTGTTCTTGGCTAGAAGGGAAAGTGCAAACCCATCCGATCCCCTTGATCCCCAGGATCCCCAGTCACTTTACAGAGACATCTGGACATTACGTGCAACTCTTGAACAGTACGCCGCCTCTGACCAGAGCAGCAACAATGACAGGAATtcagtctgcagtgatgctgacaGTGTGTGTTCACTTGGCGGACgaacagacacagaaagaggGCTCCCCAGCTACCCATCCCAGGATTTAGAGGATGAGGGAGAGGGTGGAGAGGAAGACAAGGACTTCTTTGTGTATGTGGATGAGAAGATGGAGGTGAAGGagtcaaaaaagaagaaacagagaaGCACAGACTCAGAGCGAGGGAGCAATGACGGAGAAACAGGGACTCgtaaattactgcagatggacAGCGGCTATGCGTCAATAGAGGCTCCGTCTCGAGGTCCAGAAGACCTGCGATTATTTGGGAGTGGCAGCATCACCAGCAGCCCCAAAGACAGAACAGCCCACGAGAAAAGGCATCATTTCACAAATGCAGGGCGAACTGGCACAATAGGTGAGAGTTTTGAGTCTCATCTCTTTGAGGAGGAGCCTGAAGAAGAGTTGCTGTTGGGTGCCAGTGGAGGAGTTTCCATTGAAACAGGTGCTGGTTCACTGAGCTGGTTTCCATATGGTCATGTGCTCACTCCTCGAGAAGCTGTGCAGTTTCCACCTCAACCATTATCCCTGCACCACCGAGACTACAGCATAGATGAGAAGACGGATGCACTCTTCCATGAGTTCCTCCGTCATGACCCTCAGTTTGACCAGCAGGAGTCCCCACTAAGAAAGCACCGGTCCCGAATCCACTTACGCAAGCAATGGCAACGCCACAAGCAATGGAGCGATCCTGGTGTTAGACACTTCCAGTCCTCCTTTGAGAGACAGCGGACCCCTCTTAGGAGGGGTGACAGTGTAAACTATCCCCTGGACACAAGCTACCACAGTACGCTGCCCCGCATCGTCAGTGCTCCTGATGAGGAAACCAGTGACGGGACCAGCAGCACTCCTGAAACTCCAAAGGTAGTGCCCACAACTTCTGAGGATGGAGGAAAAGACAACGTGCAGGGTGTCCCTatcagagacactgaggaacaCACAACCTCTTCTCCTTCACTTCTTCATCCTTCCATTTCTGAGAAAGATGGAGGACTGAGTGAGCTCCCTGATCCTCAGGATGACAGCAAACAGTCTAGCCACCCCCCTGAACCCCCAGATGAGCGTTCGCTTCAGCTACTCGACTCCTCGGGTTACGGTCCACAAACCATCACAGCAGAGCTAACAGACAAACTGACTGCCAACCTGGATGAGAGGCTGTACACGGGCCTTCGCCGGACCAAGGACACAGCCACTGAGTGTGTGACCGTGACAACCACACACGCTTCTCCGGACCACAGCCCAGTGTAG
- the cbarpb gene encoding voltage-dependent calcium channel beta subunit-associated regulatory protein isoform X1, producing MSNESTVWNILPENSTEIPLEVEEQQDGYLLLLVILSIFLVGTLISISVFLIACCRGGKCCTRASDDPEKTNNTYVEESQPTHEITIRVDESDCLSMASSHDQETERFLSTGPTGRRVSFNEAALFDHGKKPQEKGRRYTLTEGDFHHLKNARLTNLHIPPPALKIVTIHECDSAENTITMTTRPVAKSALSIFQPMLCPLPQTALTSLSVTPSCPLPGDALNSVVDSTKEPSSTPTEMMGVGPRGRGSSVSVGESAAAGSGASPASGGAGQRPVLQFLTKLRRHASLEGASPYFKIKKWKLDSSQRASSLDTRGSPKRRQFQRQRAASESMDQDDNDAHHIDLIQYIARTHDVAYCPSQPTTRLLSPPSTPPPSLGRYYRVEVEVMVEPSCSHGGPGVIGLSPDPQEEALFLARRESANPSDPLDPQDPQSLYRDIWTLRATLEQYAASDQSSNNDRNSVCSDADSVCSLGGRTDTERGLPSYPSQDLEDEGEGGEEDKDFFVYVDEKMEVKESKKKKQRSTDSERGSNDGETGTRKLLQMDSGYASIEAPSRGPEDLRLFGSGSITSSPKDRTAHEKRHHFTNAGRTGTIGESFESHLFEEEPEEELLLGASGGVSIETGAGSLSWFPYGHVLTPREAVQFPPQPLSLHHRDYSIDEKTDALFHEFLRHDPQFDQQESPLRKHRSRIHLRKQWQRHKQWSDPGVRHFQSSFERQRTPLRRGDSVNYPLDTSYHSTLPRIVSAPDEETSDGTSSTPETPKVVPTTSEDGGKDNVQGVPIRDTEEHTTSSPSLLHPSISEKDGGLSELPDPQDDSKQSSHPPEPPDERSLQLLDSSGYGPQTITAELTDKLTANLDERLYTGLRRTKDTATECVTVTTTHASPDHSPV from the exons GGCCAGCGATGACCCTGAGAAGACCAACAACACCTATGTGGAGGAGTCACAGCCCACTcatg AAATCACCATCAGGGTGGATGAGTCAGACTGCCTGTCCATGGCCAGCTCTCATGACCAAGAAACAGAGCGTTTCCTCTCCACAGGCCCCACAGGCCGTCGCGTCTCCTTCAATGAGGCTGCGCTCTTCGACCACGGCAAGAAACCCCAGGAGAAAGGCCGCAG GTACACTCTGACCGAGGGCGACTTTCACCACCTGAAGAATGCCCGGCTTACAAACCTCCACATACCTCCTCCGGCCCTCAAGATAGTCACCATCCATGAGTGCGACTCTGCGGAGAACACCATCACGATGACAACACGCCCGGTTGCTAAGTCAGCCCTTTCCATCTTCCAG CCAATGCTGTGTCCCTTGCCACAAACAGCATTGACCAGCCTGAGTGTCACTCCAAGCTGTCCTCTCCCTGGAGATGCTCTAAACTCTGTGGTGGACAGCACCAAAGAGCCAAGCTCCACTCCT ACTGAAATGATGGGAGTGGGGCCTCGGGGCAGAGGCAGCAGTGTCAGTGTGGGAGAATCGGCGGCGGCAGGGAGCGGTGCCTCTCCTGCTAGTGGCGGTGCAGGCCAGAGGCCGGTGCTGCAGTTCCTTACTAAACTGCGGCGCCATGCTAGTCTAGAGGGGGCCAGTCCCTACTTCAAAATCAAGAAATGGAAGCTGGACAGCAGCCAGAGAGCCTCAAGTCTAGACACCAGAG GCTCTCCAAAGAGGAGACAGTTCCAGCGCCAGCGGGCCGCCAGTGAGAGCATGGACCAGGATGACAATGATGCACATCACATAGACCTCATCCAATACATTGCCCGCACCCATGATGTCGCCTATTGTCCTAGCCAGCCCACCACACGCCTCCTTTCGCCTCCTTCGACACCACCCCCCTCCCTCGGCAG ATACTACAGGGTAGAGGTAGAGGTGATGGTGGAGCCCAGCTGCAGCCATGGAGGACCAGGGGTGATTGGCCTGTCCCCTGATCCCCAAGAGGAAGCACTGTTCTTGGCTAGAAGGGAAAGTGCAAACCCATCCGATCCCCTTGATCCCCAGGATCCCCAGTCACTTTACAGAGACATCTGGACATTACGTGCAACTCTTGAACAGTACGCCGCCTCTGACCAGAGCAGCAACAATGACAGGAATtcagtctgcagtgatgctgacaGTGTGTGTTCACTTGGCGGACgaacagacacagaaagaggGCTCCCCAGCTACCCATCCCAGGATTTAGAGGATGAGGGAGAGGGTGGAGAGGAAGACAAGGACTTCTTTGTGTATGTGGATGAGAAGATGGAGGTGAAGGagtcaaaaaagaagaaacagagaaGCACAGACTCAGAGCGAGGGAGCAATGACGGAGAAACAGGGACTCgtaaattactgcagatggacAGCGGCTATGCGTCAATAGAGGCTCCGTCTCGAGGTCCAGAAGACCTGCGATTATTTGGGAGTGGCAGCATCACCAGCAGCCCCAAAGACAGAACAGCCCACGAGAAAAGGCATCATTTCACAAATGCAGGGCGAACTGGCACAATAGGTGAGAGTTTTGAGTCTCATCTCTTTGAGGAGGAGCCTGAAGAAGAGTTGCTGTTGGGTGCCAGTGGAGGAGTTTCCATTGAAACAGGTGCTGGTTCACTGAGCTGGTTTCCATATGGTCATGTGCTCACTCCTCGAGAAGCTGTGCAGTTTCCACCTCAACCATTATCCCTGCACCACCGAGACTACAGCATAGATGAGAAGACGGATGCACTCTTCCATGAGTTCCTCCGTCATGACCCTCAGTTTGACCAGCAGGAGTCCCCACTAAGAAAGCACCGGTCCCGAATCCACTTACGCAAGCAATGGCAACGCCACAAGCAATGGAGCGATCCTGGTGTTAGACACTTCCAGTCCTCCTTTGAGAGACAGCGGACCCCTCTTAGGAGGGGTGACAGTGTAAACTATCCCCTGGACACAAGCTACCACAGTACGCTGCCCCGCATCGTCAGTGCTCCTGATGAGGAAACCAGTGACGGGACCAGCAGCACTCCTGAAACTCCAAAGGTAGTGCCCACAACTTCTGAGGATGGAGGAAAAGACAACGTGCAGGGTGTCCCTatcagagacactgaggaacaCACAACCTCTTCTCCTTCACTTCTTCATCCTTCCATTTCTGAGAAAGATGGAGGACTGAGTGAGCTCCCTGATCCTCAGGATGACAGCAAACAGTCTAGCCACCCCCCTGAACCCCCAGATGAGCGTTCGCTTCAGCTACTCGACTCCTCGGGTTACGGTCCACAAACCATCACAGCAGAGCTAACAGACAAACTGACTGCCAACCTGGATGAGAGGCTGTACACGGGCCTTCGCCGGACCAAGGACACAGCCACTGAGTGTGTGACCGTGACAACCACACACGCTTCTCCGGACCACAGCCCAGTGTAG